The Pseudomonas sp. FP198 genomic interval ATCGGCGTAGTCGGAACCCGGCGGGAACGCCGCCACGACGTCGGCCTCGCCGGCCTTGACCTGCGCGATCAGATCCTCAAGCGACTCACCGTGGCGGATATCGAATTTCAGCCCGGTGCGCAGGCTGATTTTCGCCAGCACATCGGCGCTGATGCCGCGAAAGTGCCCCTGCTGGTCAATGAACGTGAGCGGCATGAAATGATCATTGATCACCACCCTGATTCGCGGATGCGTGTCCAGCCAGCGTTGTTCGTTGACGCTGAAATGCAGCCGTTGGTGGCCGGGCATGCTTGCGCCACCGGCGCTCCAGCGACGCAGGATCGCCATGCGCTCGGTGCCGGGGATGGCTTGCAAGGCGCTGTTGATGATCCGCAGCAGGCGCGTGTTGTCACGCCCCAGGGCAAACGCGAATGGCTGCACCTCCAAGCGTGAAAAATCGGCCAACTGGACGTTGTTCAGGTAGTTCTTGGTGATCAGGTAATGGGCACTGATCGAGTCCCCCAGATAGACGTCGGCCTGGCCGAAAGCCACCGCACCGATGGCACTCAGAGTCGACGGGTACAGCTGCAGCGAAGCCTTGGGGTAAAAAGCCTTGACCGCTTCAGGGGGCAGATAGTGATAAAGCATCGCCACCCGCTTGCCCGCCAGGTCCGGCGCGAGCTTGCGATTGTCACCGGCACGGGTCACCAGGGTCGGCTGGTCATCGGCGTAGGCCTGGGACATCGCCAGTTCCGGGTCGCCAGCCTCGAAGCCATTGGCGCTGCCGAGCATGTCGATTTCACCGCCGCGCAGGGCCTGCAGCGCCTCGGCCCGTGACGGGTACCGGCGCACCTGCACTTCGACCTGCAACAACTGACCGAGCAACCCGGCGTAATCGGCGGTCAGGCCTTCGTATTCATGGCCATTGCCGGTGATACCGAACGGCGCATAATCCGGCGCCGAGGCACCGAGCAGCAACGTGCCCTTGTCGCGCAGCCAGGCCCGGTCGGCTGCGTCCAGCGACACCGAATAACCGCTCACGGTGGAGCGCCCAAGCATCTGCAGCGACTCGGGCGCAGCGACGACCTGCGGTGCCATGCTCAATAAACCCAGCGACAACGCCGCCAGGCTCATGCGTGAAAACACAATCATCGATTAAAGGGTTTCGCCTGGCCTTGGCAAAGTCGGCGCGGGAGCGCCACCGAACCTGGGTGAAAAATAAGGTTCTGCCTGCCAAAGCGAGGGAACAGCGAACCGTCAGCGTGCCTGTCGAAAATACAGCAAGCGTGACTGGAGTGTAGGGAGTTTCTGAGGAATTTCCTGACGAGCTATCGTGAAATAACGTCGCTCAGGCGCAGGCGGCGATCCGTGGTATTGCGCTCAAGCGCAGCCCGGGATCGCCGCCTGCGGCAGACCTTATGCAGTGGCCCGCAATTGTTCCCGTACCGATTGGCCCAAGCCGCGTTCCTTGCCGTGCTCATAGAGCGAGCCGGCGATTTCGTCGGCGCGCACCGGCAGGATCGACAGCAAGGTGTCGCTCAAACCATGACTGGCCTGACAAAAGCCCTGCATATAGATGGCGGCCTTGCAGCGCTCATCGGTGATCAACTTGTAGTTGCGATCCACCTCGAAATCGCCGAGGTATTGCGCCAGCGGCTCCAGCAAGGTGCGGTGCATCTGGCGCTCGTAGCCGGTGGCGAGCACCACGGCGTCATAGCGCCGGTTTGTCAGCTCGCCGGTGGCGTTGTTGCGCATTGCCAACTCCACGCCATTCTCCGTGGCCGTGGCTTTCTCGATCGTGGTCAGCGTACGGAACGCATGGCGGGCGATGCCCGAGACTTTCTGGCGATAGAAGATCCCGTAGATGCGTTCGATCAGGTCGATGTCGACCACCGAATAATTGGTGTTGTGGTACTCATTGACCAGCCGCTCGCGCTCGCTGTGGGGTTGCTGGAACACCAGGTCGGTGAACTCCGGCGAAAACACTTCGTTGACGAACGGGCTGTCGTCGGCCGGCTTGAGGGCCGAGCCGCGCAGGATCATGTCGACCTGTGCCGATGGGAAGCTGTCGTTGAGGTCGATGAAGGCTTCGGCTGCGCTCTGGCCGCCGCCGATGATCGCGATTTTCATTGGCTGGCCGCTCACGCACGGCTGGGTTGCCATGCGCTCCAGATACTGCGAGTGATGGAACACCCGCGCATCTTCCCTGAACCCCTTGAACGCCTCGGGAATGCGCGGCGTGCCGCCAGCGCTGACCACCACCGAACGCGTGGTGCGCACATACTCCTCACCCCGTCCGTTGCGGGAAATCACCCGCAGCGCTTCAACCTGCTGGTTGTGCAGCACCGGCTCGATGCGCAGCACCTCTTCGCCGTAGCGGCTCTGGCCGGCAAACTGCGCCGCCACCCAGCGCAGGTAGTCGTTGTACTCCATGCGACACGGATAGAAGGTGCCAAGGTTGATGAAATCCACCAGGCGGCCATGGTGCTTGAGGTAATTGACGAACGAGTACGGGCTGGTCGGGTTGCGCAGGGTCACCAGATCCTTGAGGAAGGAAATCTGCAATTCGCTCTGGGTCACCAATGTATTGCCGTGCCAGCGGTAGTCGGCCTGTTTGTCGAGGAACAACACATCCAGTTCGCCCTGGACCGGGCCACGTTCCTGAAGCGCGATGGCCAGCGCCAGGTTCGAGGGGCCGAAGCCGATGCCGATCAGATCGTGAACGGTGGGCGCTGCAATTGCCTGAGTCATGTCCAGTGTCCTCTGGAGAAGCCCCTCAACAGGGCGCGAAAGCCTGGGTGACTTGAGCGGCCCACACTAGGCCGTCAGTCGTCTGTTGAGAGGAACGAGGACAATGAAGGAAAATTTACCACCGAGAATCAGCGAGGGTGAATCAGGACGCGTCCCACTGCCGTACGCGAATACGACAATGCTTCATGGCATTGACGATGTGTTTCTCCACCAGCGCCCTGGAAATGCCCAGGCGCCCGGCGATCTGCGAGTGGGAAAGGCCTTCGAGCTTGCGCAGCAGGAAACTCTCGCGGCACAGCGGCGGCAACTCGGCCAGGGCCCGTTGCAGCATGTCCAGGCGCTGGCCGTGGTCCAGGCTGGTATGGGGCGATGGGGTGAAGAACCGTTCTTCGCTGTCGAGCACATCGAGGGATTCGACCTGGCGCAGGGTGTTGCGCCGATGCCCGTCGATCACCAGGTTCAGCGCGGTGCGATAAAGGAACGCCCGGGGCTGCTCGATGGGGGTATCGCTGGCGCGCTCCAGCACCCGCACATAGGCGTCATGCACCACATCTTCGGCCGCCTGGCGGTTGCCTAGCCTGGCGTTGAGGAAACACACCAGTTCGCGATAGTAGTTTTCCAACATGACTCCCCGTGCGCAGCGACTGCGACAGCTATCCCTGTGCCACTAGGCATGCCTGAAAAAGGCATGGCAGGATAGTGGCAGGCTCAATAGCGTAATTTATAGTAATTCTCATATAGATTTAAAGCGTTGGTTTGTATCAAGGCCGAATCGTTCAGTTCCAGTGGCGCAAGGTGTTGCTTTCGTGGCGAGGGGATTTATCCCCGCTGGGCTGCGAAGCAGCCCCAAACCAGCTCACTCAAAACATCTGACAGACCGAGGTGCAAATTAAGAGGACTGCTTCGCAGTCCAGCGGGGATAAATCCCCTCGCCACAGATAAATCCCCTCACCTGCTATCGGGTGGGTGTTGTTTCAACTGTTACGCAGTATTTCCCCCGCTAAATTCCCGCCCGGAACACTCGTTTACCAGAACAGCCCCCGTCCCTGCTGCTCTTGCGACGGACCCGATATCACCGGCCGGAACCCTGCATGAAACGTCCCCGCCTCACCCGCCCCGCCTGGCTCCTGACTTTCGCCCTGCTACCGGCCGTGGCCTTCGCCGCGTGGCAAGCGGTTACGCCGGACCACGGCCCCGTCGCCACCGCAGCCGTCACCCGTGGCGATATCGAAAATAGCGTCACTGCCCTCGGCACATTGCAACCGCGGCGTTATGTAGATGTCGGCGCCCAGGCCTCCGGGCAGATCCAGAAGATCCATGTCGAGGCCGGCGACGAGGTTCGCGAAGGCCAGTTGCTGGTGGAAATCGACCCGTCCACGCAGAAAGCCCGGCTCGACGCCGGACGTTTTTCCATCGAAAACCTCAAGGCACAACTCCAGGAACAACGCGCCCAGCACAACCTGGCGCAACAGAAATTCCGCCGTCAACAACAGCTCAAGGCCGGCGGAGCTACTCGCGAAGAGGATGTGCAGACGGCGCAGGCCGAGGTACGGGCGACCCAGGCGCGCATCGACATGTTCCAGGCGCAGATCCGCCAGGCCCAGGCCAATCTGCGCAGCGACGAGGCCGAATTGGGCTATACCCGGATCTACGCGCCGATGAACGGCACCGTGGTTGCCGTCGGCGCCCGGGAAGGCCAGACCCTCAACGCCCAGCAGCAAACCCCGCTGATCCTGCGCATCGCCCGGCTGTCACCGATGACGGTCTGGGCCGAAGTCTCGGAAGCCGACATTGGCCACGTCAAGCCGGGCATGACCGCTTACTTCACCACCTTGGCCGGCGGTAACCGGCGCTGGAGCAGCACCGTGCGACAGATCCTGCCGGTGCCGCCGCGTCCGCTGGAAGCCAGCCAGGGCGGCAGCCCCTCCGGTGGCCGCAGCGGCAGCGAACGGGTGGTGCTCTACACCGTTCTGCTGGACGTGGACAACGCCGACCGCGCCCTGATGACCGACATGACCGCCCAGGTATTTTTCGTCGCGGCCCAGGCCAAGGACGTGTTGACCGTGCCCATCGCCGCGTTGCAGGACGCAAGCCAGGTGCGGGTGCTGGCCGACAATGGCGACATCCAGCCAAGGACCGTTCGCACCGGCGTCAGCGACCGCTTGCGCACGCAGATCCTCGACGGCCTGAGCGAAGGCGATCGCGTGCTGATCGGCCCGGCCAGCGGCAGCGGAGGCTGAATGAGTACGCCCCTGATCGAACTGCGGGACATTCGCAAGGCCTACGGCGGTGGCGACAGCCCACGGGTGGAAGTGCTGCGGGGTATCGACCTGTCGATTCACGCTGGGGAATTTTTGGCGATCGTCGGGGCGTCCGGCTCCGGCAAATCGACGCTGATGAACATCCTCGGCTGCCTCGACCGTCCCACCAGCGGCGAGTACCGCTTTGCCGGTGAGAACGTCGCCCGACTGGGCAGCGACGAACTGGCCTGGCTGCGCCGGGAGGCGTTCGGGTTCGTGTTCCAGGGCTATCACCTGATCCCGTCCGGCACGGCCCAGGAAAACGTCGAGATGCCGGCCATCTATGCCGGCACCTCGGCCGCCGAGCGTCATGCCCGGGCCAGCGCCCTGCTCGAACGCCTGGGCCTGGCGAGCCGCACCGGCAATCGTCCCCACCAGCTGTCCGGCGGGCAGCAACAGCGAGTGTCGATTGCCCGGGCCTTGATGAACGGCGGCCACATTATCCTCGCCGACGAACCCACCGGCGCCCTCGACAGCCAGAGCGGCATCGAAGTCATGGCGCTGCTCGACGAACTGGCGAGCCAGGGCCACGTGGTGATCCTGATCACCCACGACCGCGAGGTGGCGGCCCGGGCCAAACGCATCATTGAAATCCGCGACGGGCTGATCATCAGCGACAGCGCCACCACTGCAGCCATCGCACCACAAGCCAACCCCAAGGCGTTGCAGGCGGTGGATCTGCGCCAGCGCCTGAGCGCCGGCAGCGAGCACAACGGCGCCTGGAAAGGCGAACTGGTGGACGCCGTCCAGGCCGCTTGGCGAGTGATGTGGATCAACCGTTTTCGCACCGCCCTGACCTTGCTCGGCATCGTCATCGGCGTGGCCTCGGTGGTGGTAATGCTGGCGGTGGGCGAAGGCAGCAAGCGCCAGGTCATGGCCCAGATGGGCGCCTTCGGCTCCAACATCATCTACCTCAACGGCATCGCGCCCAACCCGCGCGCCGCCAAGGGCATCATCAGCGAACAGGACATTGCCGCCCTCGCCGCCCTGCCCGAAGTGCAACGCATCATGCCGGTCAATGGCAACAACGCCAACGTGCGTTTCGGCAACCTCGACCACACCAGCTATGTGGGCGGCAACGACACCAGTTTCCCGACCATCTTCAACTGGCCGGTGGCCCAGGGCAGCTATTTCAGTGACGCCGATGAGCGCAGCGCGGCGGCCGTGGCGGTGATCGGCCACAAGGTCCGGCAGAAGCTGCTCAAGGACGTCGCCGATCCCATCGGCCGCTACATCCTGATCGAAAACGTGCCGTTCCAGGTGGTCGGCGTACTTGCCGAAAAAGGCGCCAGCTCGGGGGATTCGGACGCCGACAATCGCATCGCCGTGCCCTACTCCGCCGCCAGCGTGCGTCTGTTCGGCAGCCGTCATCCTGAATACGTGGTGATCGCCGCTCGCGACGCGGCCAAGGTCAAGGAGGCCGAGCAGGCCGTTTCCCGTACCTTGCTGCGACTGCACAACGGCAAGCAGGATTTCGAGCTGACCAACAACGCCGCTATGATCCAGGCCGAGGCCCGCACCCAAGGCACGCTGTCGCTGATGCTCGGGGCCATTGCGGCAATCTCGTTGCTGGTGGGCGGCATCGGCGTGATGAACATCATGCTCATGACAGTGCGCGAGCGGACCCGGGAAATCGGCATCCGCATGGCCACCGGTGCCCGCCAGCGCGACATCCTGCGCCAGTTCCTGACCGAAGCGGTGATGCTCTCGGTAGTCGGTGGATTGGCCGGCATCGGCCTGGCCCTGCTGGTGGGCGGCGCGTTGCTGCTGGGCAGAATCGCCGTGGCGTTCGAATGGCTGGCGGTGTTCGGCGCCTTCGGTTGCGCGCTGGTCACCGGCGTCGTCTTCGGTTTCATGCCGGCCCGCAAGGCCGCTCGCCTCGACCCGGTCGCGGCCCTTACCAGTGAATGAACCCTTCCCTATGAAAGCGCACCTGACCCTCCTGGCCGCCAGCCTGCTGCTGGCGGCCTGCGGCACTCCCCTGCCGGCACCCGACAGCGGCATCGAGCCGCCGCAAGCCTGGCAAACTGCCGATACGCCCGATGCGCGTGTCGATAACCAACAATGGTGGAAGCAGTTCGGTAGCCGGCAACTTGATCGTTTGATCGAACAGGCGCGCCAAGGCAGCTTCGACCTCGCGGCCGCCATGGCCCGTGTTCGCCAGGCCCAGGCCAGCGCGGTGATCGCCGGCGCACCGCTGCTGCCGGAAATCAGCGCCGGGCTCAACGGCAATCGCCAGGAGCTGCTGCGGGGCAAGGGCTACAGCCAGTTGGACGTGGATCGGAACAACCGCACCATCGACTACTACGATGCCCACCTCAGCGCCAGTTATGAAGTGGATTTCTGGGGCGGCAAGCGGGCGGCGCGGGACAGTGCGCTGAGCGCGTTATCGGCCAGCCGGTTCGACCGGGCGACCGTGGAGCTGACCTTGCTCAGCGCTGTCGCCAACAGCTACACCCAGGCCTTGTCGCTGCGCGAACAACAGCGCATCGCCGAACTGAACCTGGCCAACGCGCAAAACGTCCTCGACCTGGTGCAGACCCGCTACGACGCCGGCAGCGCCACGGCGCTGGAACTGTCCCAGCAAAAAAGCCTGGTGGCGACACAGCGGCGCCGATTGCCCCAAGTGCAACAACAGGCGCGGGAGGCGTTGATCACCCTGGCGGCGTTGCTGGGCCAGCCGGTGCAATCGCTCAAGCTCGACGATGAAACCTTCGATGCTTTGCACTGGCCCGCCATCAATGCCGGCGTGCCCAGTGACCTGCTGCGCCGTCGCCCCGACATCGCCGCCGCCGAAGCACGCCTCGCCGCCGCCCAGGCCGACATCGGCGTGGCCCGCGCCGCCCTGCTGCCCTCGGTCACCCTGGGCCTGAGCCTGGCCACCGGCGCCGACATCGCCGACCAGCTGTTGCGCAACAACGTCTACAACCTCAGCGCCGGCCTGGCCGCGCCAATCTTCAACAACGGTCGCCTGCGGGCCGAACGAGACAGGGCCACCGCGCGCCAGGAAGAACTGCTGGAAACCTACCGTGCCGCGATCGTCAACGGTTTTGCCGACGTCGAGAAAGCCCTGAACGGCATTCAGGGCCTGGACCAGCAGCGACAATGGCAGAGCGAAGAACTGCACCAGGCGCAGACCGCTTTCGACATCGCCCAGAGCCGCTACCAGGCCGGCGCCGAAGACTTGCTCACCGTACTCGAAACCCAACGCACGCTGTACGCCGCCCAGGACATGAACGTGCAGTTGCGCCTGGCACGAGTGCAGGCAAGCGTGGCGTTGTACAAGGCGCTGGGTGGGGGTTGGCGGGTGATGTAAGTAAAGCCAAGTGAGATCGAGAGCTCCGGGCCAGCTATCCTGCCAGCAACTTAAAGAGTCCGAATTAACGCCTCGGCGTGCTCACGAAACACAGCAAAAGCCTCATCGAAGCTTGGGCGGACAGAGCCAAAAATCAACGGCATCAGCCTCGTCTCATACTGGCCACGAATCAGCGCGTCCGAGTTTATTTGATCCAAGGCGCCCTGCATGACTTTCCCTGGGTCGGCGGCGAACGGAGGAAACTGCCGCCCAAATTCGATGGCATCGAACCGGACCAGCTTTTTGAAACCGTTGGCGGCTCGTTCGCCGACAGTAGGATCGCCAGCGCTTATGCAATAGACATCATAGATATGACGCACCAATGTATCGTCCCATGGTTGGATCATGGCCCCGCCTTGATGTTGGGCATAACGTCGAAGAAACGAAATGACTTTTCCGCAAGCGTTTCTTCAACCGCTACACAGGGAATGGTCCCCAAGTAGCCAGGCCTTGCGGCGAGTCTATCCACGAGGTGTTCCAACGGTCGCCTAGTCACTTCAAATTGGGGAGTTCGTGCGGTCAGTTCGAGGCTCAGATAAGGCCGTAGACTGGCATCGTGGGGATATCGCGGAGCATATTGCCAACGACTGGAGAAGTATCGGTTTTCATTGCGGGCAATACGCGCGTCCATGATTTCTTCGAAGCCAAGCTTAGCGAGGACTTGGCAGACCTCAGCCTTCAGTTGGCTGAGGTGCCGCTTCTGAGCCGAAGCACTGAACGTGTTCGACTCATCCCATACGATCTTCAAGTCCAGATCTTCTGACATGCGCTCGATCAATCGATAAGCCTTGGACAGGCTCGTCCCACCACAAAACACTAGTCGAATGCCTGGGAACCGTATTTCCATCAGGCGCTGCAAGGCATCTGTTACGTGGATGTCTTTTTCCAGGATGCTGGCGGTTAGAAAGCCGACGTCAACCTCAGCCAGTACCGCGTCAATTAACTCGACCTGCTCAGGCGTGATGGTTTTCATAGACTACGTAACGCCCACCGAAGCCGAGCTTGCGATTAATACGGCGTAAGCCTGTGTCAAAAACAATGCCGGCGGGTAGCTGCAGACTGTCGCTGGCATTGTATTCACGCAATGCGCGCCCTGCCGTGATCTTCACGCCAAGCTTTTGCAGAGCCAGAGGCGCTAGAACTTCAAGCGGGCGTATGGGAATCGGCTTGCCGGTGAGGACGCTGGTTTTAGCTTTTGCAAAAACACCAATGCCAAGTCTGACCAATACACCGCTAGCTACCAGATGACGCAATGCTCGGGATACTTGCGCGGAGCTGCCGAACTTGGAAAATTCAGAGCGCAGAAATACATCGTCCTTTCGCAAGGCGATTGATCTCCTGATACGCTCTTCGATAACCATGCTTCGCCTCAAATAGCACCTAGGTAAAAAAACAACATAAGCGTCTGTTTTATATTGGTTTTTTAATACGAACTGTGCTCATGCACGCTCAGTATAGATCAGCATGAGGAGTACAGGCCAATTCATTCGGCTCTGGTTCTGTTTAACCGGCCATGTAAGACGTCCGAGCGAGGCTACGTTGCCTTGCGTCATTGCCCACAACTACGCCAGAATCCGCCGGCTTGTGCGCCTGCCACTCTGTCGATAACTTGTACCTCGTCACTGCCCATCAGTGATCGGGTCTGCAAGCCCGGCGAAATACCAGGCGCATAGCCACAAGCCAATCGACATATCCGTGTCGCTCAATGGCGGCTGTGTGCGGGAGACCTTCGGGTCTGCCGGGTTCCTGGTTTCCCGGTCTTGCAGACCCGCGCATAGCTGCCACCCATCATCTGCAAGTGATGTTCTGGCAGCGCCTTGTTCATAACCAGGAGCTGCACAATGTTCAAAGCCACCCCCAATCCCCCCGAAGAATCCCCCAGCCCGTTATTCACCGTCGCACCAGACGCCGACATCGAATGCCTGCTCGCCAACCTCAGCGAAACCCTCGCCTCGGCGAATGCGATGGCCAGCGACCTTGCCTTCGCCCTGGAAGGCTCGCGACGGCATTTGGCGTTGGGGATCCAGCAGATGATCGAGCTCGGTGAGCTGCTGGCAAACCGCGCCCTGGACATCGCCGCACCGCGCTAGCCACCTCAAGCCACGTGAAACCCGTGGCGAGGGAGCAAGCTCCCTCGCCACAAAAAGCACAAGCTCCCTCGCCACAAAAGCAGGTGTCGCGCGAAGGAACAGTCAAACCGGCTTGGACTTCAGATTACGCGCGTACCACGGCCGTTGCGGCACGCGGCGCAACAGTCTGGAGAGTTTGTCGTCATCACTGCCAAAGGTGATGCGCAGCGCCAGTTTCATGGTTTCCGGGTCCATTTCCACCGAGCGGCCGACCTGCAGCCCCGGCGTGGTGCTGCAACCATGGGTGTCCGGGCCCAGCCAGGGGTCGGCGATTTCCACCCAGCGGCCCGGGGCGAACCAGGGCACGCCGTTGACTTGCAGCCGGCTGACTTCGCCCGGATGGAAACGCTCGTGGGCGCGGAACCAGTCTTCGAGGCGATCGTCGATCCAGCCGTGGAAGGCCCAGAACACCGGGCTCACGTGAGACGAAAACGGATCGCCGAGGAAATCGTTCTCCGGTTCGAACCAGCGCAGGGCGAAGTCCGCCTGATCACGGGCGAACGGCACCGGATGGCCGTTGGACGGGTCCCTGGGCACCGAGGCCCAGCGCATGTGCAGCCAGTCATGCAGGCCCAGTTCCACCTCGGAACCAAACTGGCCCAAGGTCAGCTTCGACAGGTAGCGCGGGTCGCGATAGCGCGACTCCCAGACCTGGAAATTGCTGTGGTAGGTCTCGGCGGTCTTGATGTCGCTGACCCATTGCGCGTACTGCTCGTCGCCACGGGCCAGCCAGGTCGGCGGCAGCGCCGTGCCGTCGACGTTATCGAAATACCGGGCAAAGCCCAGGCGATCGCGTTCCAGCTCCGGTTGCGGCAAGGGGAAACGCGGCCACGACGGTAACAGTTGGAACGAACGCGCCGTGCCGAGCATGTGCCGATGCATGAAAAAGAAATCCACCCCCGAGCCGTTGCGATCCTTGCGCGGCCCACGGGCGTCACGCTCGTTGTCTCGCGGCCCGGGCTGCCAGCCCAGGCCGCGCAGGGCGTTGCGTTTGTCTTCGTCGAGGGTGTGCCATTTGTCCCGCGAGGCGTGCCAGAGCTGGTGAAACAGGCGGTGCTCGGGCGAGACCAGCCAGGCCAAGAACTTCGGGCTCAGCGGTATGCGCTCCCTGGCTTCGGGAAAGCGCTGCTTGACGGCGATGAACTGGCTGTCGAGTTCCGGCTCGGCCAGCGGTCGGTCCAGGCGCAACACCCGGCCACTGAGGGTGGCGGTGCCGGCATTGCCGAAACCGGCCCAGACTTCGTCCAGGGTCATGATGAACTCGTAGTCCGGCGCGGCATGTTCGCTGCCGATCAGTCGCCAACTCAACTGCTTCGGGTCGCTGCCGGCCAGGTCGCCCAAGACCCGATAACGCGGTTCGTCCCCGGCACGCAGGCGTTCGGCGGTGTCCAGGCAACCCACCAGGCCGCGGCCTTTGTGGGCGATGTCGAGAAACACTTGCAGGTCGTCGCCGGGCAAACCGTCGAGACCGGCATCGCGACCGGTGAAACGGATCGTCCAGATACCCCGCAGCGTGTTGGCCCGGCGCTGGCCCGCCACATCCGCCACATCGAACGAGGCCTCGCCGGGGGTGATGGTGGGGTCCGGCCGGGTCAGTTCACGGTGCCCGTAATACACCGCAGGCACGGCGGCACCGGTCAGCGCCAGGCCTGCCATGAACCATCGTCGAGAAATCGTCATTGCCTTACCTGTGTTCGCCCTCGCACGGGCTTTATCCAAGCTAGGACGATGGCTGGGCGGACAAATTTATAGCGAGTTGCAAGGGCCTCATCGCGAGCAAGCTCGCTCCCACAATGGATCTTGGTACATTCGGATGGGTTGGTTTCGAGGCCGCCTTCGCGAGCAGGCTCGCTCCCACCGGTGGATTGCATTCCAATGTGGGAGCGAGCCTGCTCGCGAAGAGGCCCTCGAGGGCGCCTAAATTTCCCCGCCGACCACTCGTTCCCCCCAGATAGCAAAGGCCCCCGCGCCTGTCCTTCCAAGGCGAACCAGACTGAGATCGGCAATGACCACACCACGTTCGAAAAAGGCTCTTTTCACCGGCGTATCCCTGGCCCTGGCGCTGGTCGTCGGTGGTGGGCTCGCGGCCTGGGACCATTGGTGGCGGGACAATCCCGGCTACCCGGTCAAGGTGATGAAAGAAGCCCGGGAGTTGCACGAGCGCCTGTTGTCCTTCGACAGCCACATCACCGTGCCGCTGGATTTCGGCACCGCCGGCAATGAGGCGGACAAGGACGGCAACGGCCAGTTCGACCTGGTGAAAGCCAATCGCGGTCACCTCTCCGGCGCCGCGCTGACCATATTCGGCTGGCCCGAACTGTGGAACGGCCCCAACGCGCCGCACAAGCCCACCGCCGGCTTCGTCGAGGAAGCGCGCAACCAACAGGAAGTGCGCTACAAGATCATCACCGGCATAGTCCGGGATTTCCCCAACCAGGTTGCCATCGCCTATACCCCCGACGACTTCCGTCGCCTGCACGGCGAAGGCAAGTTCGCGATTTTCATCAGCATGCTCAACGCCTATCCCCTCGGCCACGACCTGAGCCTGCTGGACCTGTGGACGGCGCGGGGCATGCGCATGTTCGGCTTCAGCTACATCGGCAACAACGACTGGGCCGATTCTTCGCGACCGCTGCCGTTCTTCAACGATTCGCCCGACGCCCTTGGCGGCCTCTCGGACATTGGCAAGCAAGCAGTGAAACGCCTGAACGACCTGGGCGTGATCATTGACGTATCGCAAATGTCGACCCTGGCCCTGGAGCAAGTCGCACAACTGAGCCGCACTCCATTGGTAGCTTCTCACTCGGCGCCACGGGCCATGGTGGACATCCCGCGCAACCTCAGCGACAAGGAAATGCAGCTGATCAAGGCCAGCGGCGGCGTGGTGCAGATTGTCGGTTTCTCCCAGTACCTTCGACCGCTGACGCAAAAGACCCAGGACAAACTCAACGACCTGCGCGAGCGCTTCGACCTGCCGCCACTGCCCAACCTGGCGATGGCGCTGATGCCCGGCGATCCGATCATCGCCGCGTGGCCGGAACAGCGATTCGGCGAATACGCCGGCCAGCTCTACGCCATTCTCGAAGAAGAACCCAAGGCCAGCCTCAAGGACCTGGGCGACGCCATCGACTACGCCGTGCGCAAGATCGGTATCGACCACGTCGGCATCAGCTCGGACTTCAACGAAGGCGGCGGCGTAAAGGGTTGGGAAGACGTCGGCGACATCCGCAACGTGACCGCCGAACTGCTGACGCGCGGTTACTCCGAAGCCGACATCGCCAAACTCTGGGGCGGCAACTTCCTGCGCGTCTGGGACCAGGTGCAGAAAGCCGCCCAGCCCGCGATTGCCGCGACGCAGAAGGCGGCCGAGCGATGAACGAGCGCCGTACCTTTCTCAAGCAAGCCGGGATCCTGACTGCCGGCCTGCC includes:
- a CDS encoding sigma-70 family RNA polymerase sigma factor, producing the protein MLENYYRELVCFLNARLGNRQAAEDVVHDAYVRVLERASDTPIEQPRAFLYRTALNLVIDGHRRNTLRQVESLDVLDSEERFFTPSPHTSLDHGQRLDMLQRALAELPPLCRESFLLRKLEGLSHSQIAGRLGISRALVEKHIVNAMKHCRIRVRQWDAS
- a CDS encoding efflux RND transporter periplasmic adaptor subunit; protein product: MKRPRLTRPAWLLTFALLPAVAFAAWQAVTPDHGPVATAAVTRGDIENSVTALGTLQPRRYVDVGAQASGQIQKIHVEAGDEVREGQLLVEIDPSTQKARLDAGRFSIENLKAQLQEQRAQHNLAQQKFRRQQQLKAGGATREEDVQTAQAEVRATQARIDMFQAQIRQAQANLRSDEAELGYTRIYAPMNGTVVAVGAREGQTLNAQQQTPLILRIARLSPMTVWAEVSEADIGHVKPGMTAYFTTLAGGNRRWSSTVRQILPVPPRPLEASQGGSPSGGRSGSERVVLYTVLLDVDNADRALMTDMTAQVFFVAAQAKDVLTVPIAALQDASQVRVLADNGDIQPRTVRTGVSDRLRTQILDGLSEGDRVLIGPASGSGG
- a CDS encoding lysine N(6)-hydroxylase/L-ornithine N(5)-oxygenase family protein, which gives rise to MTQAIAAPTVHDLIGIGFGPSNLALAIALQERGPVQGELDVLFLDKQADYRWHGNTLVTQSELQISFLKDLVTLRNPTSPYSFVNYLKHHGRLVDFINLGTFYPCRMEYNDYLRWVAAQFAGQSRYGEEVLRIEPVLHNQQVEALRVISRNGRGEEYVRTTRSVVVSAGGTPRIPEAFKGFREDARVFHHSQYLERMATQPCVSGQPMKIAIIGGGQSAAEAFIDLNDSFPSAQVDMILRGSALKPADDSPFVNEVFSPEFTDLVFQQPHSERERLVNEYHNTNYSVVDIDLIERIYGIFYRQKVSGIARHAFRTLTTIEKATATENGVELAMRNNATGELTNRRYDAVVLATGYERQMHRTLLEPLAQYLGDFEVDRNYKLITDERCKAAIYMQGFCQASHGLSDTLLSILPVRADEIAGSLYEHGKERGLGQSVREQLRATA
- a CDS encoding MacB family efflux pump subunit, translated to MSTPLIELRDIRKAYGGGDSPRVEVLRGIDLSIHAGEFLAIVGASGSGKSTLMNILGCLDRPTSGEYRFAGENVARLGSDELAWLRREAFGFVFQGYHLIPSGTAQENVEMPAIYAGTSAAERHARASALLERLGLASRTGNRPHQLSGGQQQRVSIARALMNGGHIILADEPTGALDSQSGIEVMALLDELASQGHVVILITHDREVAARAKRIIEIRDGLIISDSATTAAIAPQANPKALQAVDLRQRLSAGSEHNGAWKGELVDAVQAAWRVMWINRFRTALTLLGIVIGVASVVVMLAVGEGSKRQVMAQMGAFGSNIIYLNGIAPNPRAAKGIISEQDIAALAALPEVQRIMPVNGNNANVRFGNLDHTSYVGGNDTSFPTIFNWPVAQGSYFSDADERSAAAVAVIGHKVRQKLLKDVADPIGRYILIENVPFQVVGVLAEKGASSGDSDADNRIAVPYSAASVRLFGSRHPEYVVIAARDAAKVKEAEQAVSRTLLRLHNGKQDFELTNNAAMIQAEARTQGTLSLMLGAIAAISLLVGGIGVMNIMLMTVRERTREIGIRMATGARQRDILRQFLTEAVMLSVVGGLAGIGLALLVGGALLLGRIAVAFEWLAVFGAFGCALVTGVVFGFMPARKAARLDPVAALTSE